The following coding sequences lie in one Rhodohalobacter barkolensis genomic window:
- a CDS encoding acetoacetate decarboxylase family protein — MGIPKRIKRYAGRYALVDGIPYEMPVSARNSPALMAGFTCDWEKANALLPGNEVHALQLPNGKATLLVTVINYVDTSIGKYIEYSIAIGCTRGPKPAPRILNALLMKKYGTGQYILDLPVSSEISVKGGKGIWGMPKHKANLDFKVTDNSVSSQYEKDGKFAFRIEMERPKSPSFRLKIGATNYCRFRNMLMASYIYFNTKAGVNLFGKAKAKLFIGDHPNVAILRDIEINPDPYFTLFMPAANGVLDDHFDCWFMTYDAPPKSMPEGLESIIDLGLDETWLEPPSITNYEEFKI; from the coding sequence ATGGGTATTCCGAAACGGATTAAGCGATATGCAGGACGTTATGCACTGGTAGATGGAATCCCGTATGAAATGCCGGTAAGCGCCAGGAATTCTCCGGCATTGATGGCGGGATTTACCTGTGACTGGGAAAAGGCAAATGCACTGTTGCCCGGAAATGAGGTACACGCACTGCAACTTCCAAATGGCAAAGCGACATTGTTAGTTACCGTTATCAATTACGTTGATACCAGTATTGGAAAATATATCGAGTATAGCATCGCCATAGGTTGTACACGAGGGCCAAAACCTGCTCCTCGGATTTTAAACGCACTGCTGATGAAAAAATATGGAACAGGACAATATATTTTGGACCTGCCGGTGAGCTCTGAAATTTCAGTAAAAGGGGGAAAGGGAATCTGGGGTATGCCCAAGCACAAAGCAAACCTCGACTTTAAAGTCACCGATAATTCTGTCAGTTCGCAATATGAAAAAGATGGCAAGTTTGCATTTCGAATAGAGATGGAGAGGCCAAAATCTCCATCATTCAGGCTTAAAATTGGTGCGACCAACTACTGTAGGTTCAGAAATATGCTGATGGCTTCCTACATCTATTTTAATACCAAGGCCGGGGTAAATCTGTTTGGAAAAGCCAAAGCCAAACTGTTTATAGGGGATCACCCCAATGTCGCAATTCTCAGAGACATTGAAATTAATCCCGATCCCTACTTCACTCTTTTTATGCCGGCGGCCAACGGCGTTCTGGATGATCATTTTGACTGCTGGTTTATGACCTACGACGCCCCTCCGAAATCTATGCCGGAAGGGTTGGAGAGCATCATCGACCTGGGGTTGGATGAAACGTGGCTGGAGCCGCCTTCAATAACAAATTATGAAGAGTTCAAAATTTAA
- a CDS encoding DUF1772 domain-containing protein, whose product MKRLLLKINKGLLFACVSMYFGTGWSLIFFSLPSVASLTPENYYQQFVPPITRATDFFTYMTILMMISAIIIIVEEWKSIRKWYPIGILGMVIAATLLTSYFIFPYNEQLAAGITSQFELDEVLKIWQNLHLVRMGFWTGEWLLMLLYFFSMISSNSDTVHQTE is encoded by the coding sequence ATGAAGCGATTACTGCTAAAGATCAACAAGGGGTTGTTATTTGCCTGTGTATCCATGTATTTCGGAACAGGGTGGTCACTCATATTTTTTTCGTTACCCTCGGTAGCTTCTCTGACTCCGGAAAATTATTACCAACAGTTTGTCCCACCTATAACCAGAGCTACTGATTTTTTCACCTATATGACTATTCTTATGATGATATCTGCTATCATTATTATTGTAGAGGAATGGAAATCAATTAGAAAATGGTATCCAATAGGAATTCTTGGAATGGTCATCGCAGCTACTTTACTCACCTCCTATTTCATTTTTCCATACAATGAACAGTTGGCTGCCGGGATAACCAGCCAGTTTGAATTAGATGAGGTTCTCAAAATCTGGCAAAACCTACATCTTGTACGAATGGGTTTTTGGACGGGTGAATGGCTGTTAATGCTACTCTATTTTTTCAGTATGATTTCGAGTAATTCAGATACGGTTCACCAAACTGAATAG
- a CDS encoding DUF4345 family protein produces MKLLNYFFFFTYIGLVILAGFWGAFIGADLDQQMLLGLDTNVLAEKTRANVLTQYRFLRAMELGYGLFAIVFREEIFSIKKFNLLFLVIMLAGVLARVISLIVDGYPHWIFYFFMIYEGIGVVIIYLYSQKELGIYKKKQI; encoded by the coding sequence ATGAAATTACTTAACTATTTTTTCTTTTTTACCTATATCGGATTAGTAATTTTGGCTGGATTCTGGGGAGCTTTTATTGGGGCTGATTTAGATCAACAAATGCTGCTTGGCCTCGATACAAATGTTCTGGCAGAAAAGACCCGGGCCAATGTTCTTACACAATACAGATTTCTGAGAGCTATGGAATTGGGGTATGGTCTGTTTGCCATCGTTTTCCGGGAAGAAATCTTTTCTATTAAAAAGTTCAACCTCCTTTTTCTGGTAATTATGCTTGCCGGAGTATTAGCTCGCGTTATATCGCTGATCGTAGACGGTTATCCACACTGGATTTTTTATTTCTTCATGATATACGAAGGAATAGGCGTCGTAATTATTTACCTCTATTCACAAAAAGAATTAGGGATATATAAAAAGAAACAGATATGA
- a CDS encoding patatin produces MVYKNYLEIILKWISALTIVSGLVQILAPGFVLNMIGGEINDSTMYMFGIIGMFMMLFGGLLLQALFSKKDHPVAVLWCALQKFGAGVAVTLAVGSGLFSLLALGVALFDLFSGVLIAIYWYSISKKESTL; encoded by the coding sequence ATGGTCTATAAAAATTATTTAGAAATCATTCTCAAATGGATCAGCGCACTGACGATAGTCAGTGGTCTGGTTCAGATACTTGCCCCGGGATTTGTGCTGAATATGATTGGCGGAGAAATCAACGATTCCACCATGTACATGTTCGGGATTATCGGGATGTTTATGATGCTTTTTGGCGGACTACTCCTTCAAGCACTGTTTAGCAAAAAGGACCACCCGGTTGCGGTACTCTGGTGTGCCCTGCAAAAATTTGGAGCCGGTGTTGCTGTTACATTGGCTGTTGGAAGCGGACTTTTTTCCTTACTGGCACTTGGTGTGGCTCTCTTCGACCTGTTTTCAGGAGTTCTGATTGCAATTTATTGGTACTCAATTTCTAAAAAAGAATCTACACTGTAA
- a CDS encoding patatin-like phospholipase family protein: MQPTPVHISGAVPDHYSGPVRSLVLAGGGMRVAYQAGVIRALLEQDYSFNHVDGTSGGIMNLAMLLSGLTPEEMCERWRTLDVKKFVSMLPFDEYLRLHKSKAMGDADGIINHVFPHLGIDPEKIRSAKGIEGTFNVCNYTKKTNEAIHHSEVALEHLVAGISLPIFMPAVEYGGNSYIDSVWIKDANVMEAVKRGAEEIWLVWCIGNHGVYKDGAFDQYVHMIEMSANGVLFEEFDRINELNERIKKGDSPYGQTSPVKLHVIKPDYPLPLDPDYFFGRIDASTLITIGYSDTTKYLTKMNEDGIPFTPAATRMKDPVPGIAFREKMEGWFSLDTDKPEEGEEKGKEKNTRLSLNAAIYIRDLPEFLKDPKSAGTMTGHVSFEPFDEYLPAKEGVFNLFVEQEAPDTKLMIYEMQFDYEGTSYYLAGKKVVRDDPGFDLWEDTTTLRVQLHKGKDKTGPVAGAGVLTLSKAELFNLLRTLHAIDARDAAEKFNLIANFGSFFLGELWDSYKGIINKPTDKKSKIRYYAKLLGIAVAIAAAGSLGYLFFFG; the protein is encoded by the coding sequence ATGCAACCAACTCCAGTTCACATATCCGGTGCAGTTCCCGATCATTACAGCGGGCCGGTTCGGTCGCTGGTTTTGGCGGGCGGGGGAATGAGAGTTGCATATCAGGCAGGCGTCATTCGCGCATTGCTGGAGCAAGATTACAGTTTTAATCATGTGGATGGCACCTCCGGCGGGATTATGAATTTAGCCATGCTTTTGTCGGGCCTTACGCCGGAAGAGATGTGTGAGCGGTGGAGAACTTTGGATGTTAAGAAGTTTGTGTCGATGCTGCCGTTTGATGAATATCTTCGCCTGCATAAGTCGAAAGCGATGGGCGATGCAGATGGAATCATCAATCACGTATTTCCACACCTGGGAATTGATCCGGAAAAAATCCGTTCGGCAAAGGGGATAGAGGGCACGTTTAATGTTTGTAACTATACCAAAAAAACTAATGAGGCCATTCACCATTCAGAAGTAGCACTGGAGCACCTGGTTGCGGGAATTTCACTGCCCATCTTTATGCCGGCTGTGGAGTACGGTGGTAATTCATATATCGATTCGGTATGGATCAAAGATGCCAATGTGATGGAGGCTGTAAAGCGTGGTGCGGAGGAGATCTGGCTAGTCTGGTGTATTGGCAATCATGGGGTTTATAAAGATGGGGCTTTTGATCAGTATGTGCATATGATTGAGATGAGCGCCAATGGAGTGCTGTTTGAAGAGTTTGACCGGATCAACGAGCTGAACGAGCGAATTAAAAAAGGAGATTCACCCTATGGGCAAACATCGCCAGTAAAGTTGCACGTGATTAAACCTGACTACCCGCTGCCGCTTGACCCCGATTACTTTTTTGGCCGGATTGATGCGTCTACCCTGATCACTATCGGTTACTCAGATACGACTAAATATCTGACTAAGATGAATGAAGATGGCATCCCGTTTACACCGGCTGCTACAAGGATGAAAGATCCCGTACCGGGGATTGCGTTTCGGGAAAAGATGGAAGGGTGGTTCAGTCTGGACACGGACAAACCTGAAGAGGGGGAGGAAAAAGGCAAAGAAAAAAATACCCGTTTATCACTGAATGCAGCAATCTATATAAGGGATTTGCCGGAATTTTTGAAAGACCCCAAGTCAGCTGGCACCATGACGGGGCATGTCTCATTCGAACCCTTTGATGAATATTTACCTGCAAAAGAGGGCGTTTTTAACCTGTTTGTAGAACAGGAAGCCCCCGATACAAAATTGATGATTTATGAAATGCAGTTCGATTACGAAGGAACTTCATATTACCTGGCCGGGAAAAAAGTAGTTCGGGATGATCCGGGGTTCGATTTGTGGGAAGACACGACCACATTACGTGTACAGCTTCATAAAGGAAAGGATAAAACCGGACCCGTTGCGGGAGCCGGGGTATTGACATTATCAAAAGCTGAACTGTTTAATCTGCTTCGTACCCTACACGCTATTGATGCCCGCGATGCGGCAGAGAAATTTAACCTGATCGCCAATTTTGGCTCTTTCTTTTTGGGAGAGCTCTGGGATTCCTATAAGGGAATCATCAACAAGCCAACGGATAAAAAAAGTAAAATCAGATATTATGCTAAGCTTTTGGGTATTGCCGTGGCCATAGCCGCTGCCGGCAGCCTGGGATATCTGTTTTTCTTTGGATAA